Proteins co-encoded in one Azospirillum brasilense genomic window:
- a CDS encoding cobalamin biosynthesis protein: MTADRFIAAGIGCRAGCPGAEIAGLLRAAFAEAALDETARRAVQLAAPMRKRNEAGVAEAAHLLALPLRFVDDSALAAVQDRVRTRSARVEAAVGVASVAEAAALAAAGPGSTLLLPRRSTPRATCALAISREVSA; encoded by the coding sequence GTGACGGCGGATCGCTTCATCGCGGCGGGCATCGGTTGCCGGGCGGGCTGCCCCGGCGCCGAGATCGCCGGGCTGCTCCGCGCCGCCTTCGCGGAGGCTGCGCTGGACGAGACCGCGCGCCGCGCCGTGCAACTGGCGGCACCGATGCGCAAGCGCAACGAAGCCGGCGTGGCGGAGGCGGCGCACCTGCTCGCCCTGCCGCTGCGGTTCGTTGACGATTCGGCGTTGGCCGCGGTTCAGGACCGGGTGCGGACCCGCTCCGCCCGCGTCGAGGCCGCCGTGGGTGTCGCCTCGGTCGCGGAGGCCGCGGCGCTGGCCGCCGCCGGGCCGGGCTCCACCCTGCTGCTGCCGCGCCGTTCCACCCCGCGCGCCACCTGCGCGCTGGCGATTTCCAGGGAAGTTTCCGCATGA
- the cobM gene encoding precorrin-4 C(11)-methyltransferase, translated as MTVHFIGAGPGAPDLLTLRGRDLIASCPVCLYAGSLVPKEIIAHAPPGARIVDTAPMTLDQIVAEFKAAHAAGQDVARLHSGDLSVYSALGEQTRALRELGIPYDITPGVPAFAAASAALGRELTLPEVSQTLILTRTEGRASAMPANETLEVLGRSGATLAIHLSIHVIDRVVERLTPLYGADCPAAVVYRATWPDERVLRGTLADIAAQVADSPMERTALILVGPALGVEDFRCSALYDGSHVRRYRGLGE; from the coding sequence ATGACCGTGCATTTCATCGGCGCCGGACCGGGCGCGCCCGACCTGCTGACCCTGCGCGGGCGCGACCTGATCGCGTCCTGCCCGGTCTGCCTCTACGCCGGATCGCTGGTGCCGAAGGAGATCATCGCCCACGCCCCGCCGGGCGCCCGGATCGTCGACACCGCCCCGATGACGCTCGACCAGATCGTCGCCGAGTTCAAGGCGGCGCACGCGGCCGGGCAGGACGTGGCGCGGCTGCATTCCGGCGACCTGTCGGTCTACAGCGCGCTCGGCGAGCAGACACGGGCACTGCGGGAGCTGGGAATCCCCTACGACATCACGCCCGGCGTGCCGGCCTTCGCCGCGGCGTCGGCCGCGCTGGGGCGGGAGCTGACCCTGCCGGAGGTCAGCCAGACGCTGATTTTGACACGGACGGAAGGCCGCGCCTCGGCCATGCCGGCGAACGAAACGCTGGAGGTGCTGGGGCGGTCGGGCGCGACGCTGGCCATCCACCTGTCGATCCACGTCATCGACCGGGTGGTGGAGCGGCTGACCCCGCTCTACGGCGCCGACTGCCCGGCGGCGGTGGTCTACCGTGCGACTTGGCCGGACGAACGCGTGCTGCGCGGCACGCTGGCCGACATCGCCGCCCAAGTGGCGGACTCGCCGATGGAGCGCACCGCCCTGATCCTGGTCGGCCCGGCGCTGGGGGTGGAGGATTTCCGGTGCAGCGCGCTCTACGACGGGTCGCACGTGCGTCGCTACCGGGGGCTGGGGGAGTGA
- a CDS encoding cobalt-precorrin-5B (C(1))-methyltransferase: MDEHSATENGVDGDGKTLRRGWTTGTCATAATRAACGALFSGDFPDPVTVTLPGGQTPAFALAWTERGDGWAAAGVVKDAGDDPDVTHGALIRARVSRAQLGQGVVFRAGEGVGTVTRPGLPVPVGEPAINPVPRAMIRQAVEEAAALAGEAPDIVVEVSVENGEALARRTMNPRLGILGGLSILGTTGIVVPYSCAAWIASIQRGVDVARAAGLDHVAACTGDTSEKAVTALYGLPEHALLDMGDFAGGTLKYLRRHPIPRLTLCGGFAKFGKLARGLLDLHSKRGSVDLDWLADRMAELGAAPEAVAEARSANTAAQVLSIAREAGLPLADRVAALAQRTALETLGGAPVSVEVLVTDRQGNIVGGSGWAGP; this comes from the coding sequence ATGGACGAGCACTCAGCGACGGAAAACGGTGTGGACGGCGACGGGAAAACGTTGCGGCGGGGCTGGACGACGGGCACCTGCGCCACCGCCGCCACGCGCGCGGCCTGCGGAGCGCTGTTCTCCGGCGACTTTCCCGATCCGGTGACGGTAACCCTGCCCGGCGGCCAAACACCAGCCTTCGCGCTCGCCTGGACGGAGCGCGGCGACGGCTGGGCGGCGGCGGGGGTGGTCAAGGACGCCGGCGACGACCCGGACGTGACCCACGGCGCGCTGATCCGCGCCCGCGTCAGCCGCGCGCAGCTCGGCCAGGGCGTCGTCTTCCGCGCGGGGGAGGGGGTGGGTACGGTGACCCGCCCCGGCCTGCCGGTCCCCGTCGGCGAACCGGCCATCAACCCGGTGCCCCGCGCGATGATCCGCCAAGCGGTCGAGGAGGCCGCCGCGCTGGCCGGCGAGGCTCCCGACATTGTCGTCGAGGTTTCGGTGGAAAATGGGGAGGCACTGGCCCGCCGCACCATGAATCCGCGGCTTGGCATTCTCGGCGGGCTGTCGATCCTGGGAACGACGGGGATCGTCGTGCCCTATTCCTGCGCGGCCTGGATCGCCTCCATCCAGCGCGGCGTCGATGTGGCGCGGGCGGCGGGGCTGGACCACGTTGCGGCCTGCACCGGCGACACCTCGGAAAAGGCGGTCACCGCGCTCTACGGCCTGCCGGAGCACGCGCTGCTCGACATGGGCGATTTCGCGGGCGGTACGCTGAAGTACCTGCGCCGCCATCCGATCCCGCGCCTGACCCTGTGCGGCGGCTTCGCCAAGTTCGGCAAGCTGGCGCGCGGCCTGCTCGATCTGCATTCCAAACGCGGCAGCGTCGACCTCGATTGGCTCGCCGACCGCATGGCCGAACTGGGCGCCGCTCCGGAGGCCGTGGCCGAGGCCCGCTCCGCCAACACCGCCGCGCAGGTCCTGAGCATCGCCAGGGAGGCCGGCCTGCCGCTGGCCGACCGCGTGGCGGCGCTGGCGCAACGCACGGCGCTTGAGACGCTGGGCGGCGCCCCCGTGTCGGTCGAGGTGCTGGTCACCGACCGCCAGGGCAACATCGTCGGCGGTTCCGGCTGGGCGGGACCTTAA
- the cobA gene encoding uroporphyrinogen-III C-methyltransferase, whose amino-acid sequence MTAEPSPDSLSLPLELADFRPGSVWLAGAGPGDPGLLTLLALQGLRQADVIVHDALVGERIMALAAPSARLEFAGKRGGKPSAHQDDITNRLIELAREGHRVLRLKGGDPFVFGRGGEEAQALAERGIPFRIIPGITAGIAGPAYAGIPATHRTANQAVILATGHSCAGGPDWKALAATGAPLILYMAWKGLPGIAAALMEGGRSADTPVGVVTDATTERQRVLVTSLGTCVADLEASGMEPPAIIVIGEVVRLRPVLDWLPKEGPHG is encoded by the coding sequence ATGACCGCAGAGCCGTCGCCCGACTCCCTTTCTCTTCCTTTGGAACTGGCCGACTTCCGGCCCGGCAGCGTGTGGCTGGCGGGGGCCGGTCCCGGCGATCCCGGCCTGCTGACCCTGCTGGCCCTGCAAGGTCTAAGGCAAGCCGACGTGATCGTCCATGACGCGCTGGTCGGTGAACGGATCATGGCGCTGGCGGCGCCCTCGGCAAGGCTGGAGTTCGCCGGGAAGCGCGGCGGCAAGCCCTCCGCCCACCAGGACGACATCACCAACCGCCTGATCGAGCTGGCGCGCGAGGGGCACCGCGTGCTGCGGCTGAAGGGCGGCGACCCCTTCGTCTTCGGGCGCGGCGGGGAGGAGGCACAGGCGCTGGCCGAGCGGGGCATCCCCTTCCGCATCATCCCCGGCATCACCGCGGGCATCGCCGGCCCGGCCTACGCCGGCATCCCGGCCACCCACCGCACGGCCAACCAGGCGGTGATCCTGGCGACCGGCCATTCCTGCGCGGGCGGGCCGGACTGGAAGGCGCTGGCCGCGACGGGCGCGCCGCTGATCCTTTACATGGCCTGGAAGGGCCTGCCCGGCATCGCCGCGGCGCTGATGGAGGGCGGGCGGTCCGCCGACACGCCGGTCGGCGTGGTGACCGACGCGACGACCGAGCGGCAGCGCGTGCTGGTCACCTCGCTCGGCACCTGCGTCGCCGATCTGGAGGCGAGCGGGATGGAGCCGCCGGCCATCATCGTGATCGGCGAGGTGGTGCGGCTGCGCCCCGTGCTCGACTGGCTGCCCAAGGAGGGTCCCCATGGCTGA
- a CDS encoding cobyrinate a,c-diamide synthase — protein MAEAPISEAAPRGLIVGAPASGTGKTTVTLGLLVALKARGLRVGAVKAGPDYIDPAFHQAATGRPSLNLDNWAMGPDLLDSLARRAGEGTDLLICEALMGLFDGVAGVGATGTGATSELAARTGWPVILVVNAKGQSQSAAALVKGFATYRDDVRIGGVILNNIASPRHLALAGGAIEALGIPVLGSLPRTPDVILPERHLGLIQAEETADLQERLAALGRFIAEHVDLDRVAALAAPSRAPEGSFAPALPPLGQRIAIARDAAFTFVYPHLLEGWRAAGAEVTHFSPLADEAPPDDADAVYLPGGYPELHAGRLAAAGRFRAGMHRFAGLGRPVYGECGGYMALGESLEDAAGTTHPMLGLLGVRTSFAKRKLHLGYRRAVLLGDTPLGGAGTALRGHEFHYASILDRGADEPLVTATAADGSDLGPLGGRRGSVFASFFHVIAADR, from the coding sequence ATGGCTGAGGCCCCCATATCTGAGGCTGCGCCGCGCGGGCTGATCGTCGGGGCGCCGGCGTCGGGCACCGGCAAGACCACCGTCACGCTGGGGCTGCTGGTCGCCCTGAAGGCGCGCGGTCTGCGCGTCGGCGCGGTGAAGGCGGGACCGGACTACATCGACCCGGCCTTCCATCAGGCGGCGACCGGGCGGCCCAGCCTCAACCTCGACAACTGGGCGATGGGGCCGGACCTGCTGGACTCGCTGGCCCGCCGCGCCGGGGAGGGCACCGACCTGCTGATCTGCGAGGCCCTGATGGGCCTGTTCGACGGGGTGGCCGGCGTCGGGGCGACCGGCACCGGCGCCACGTCGGAACTGGCGGCGCGCACCGGCTGGCCGGTGATCCTGGTGGTCAACGCCAAGGGCCAGTCGCAGTCCGCCGCCGCCCTGGTCAAGGGCTTCGCCACCTACCGCGACGATGTGCGGATCGGCGGGGTGATCCTGAACAACATCGCCAGCCCGCGCCACCTCGCCTTGGCCGGCGGCGCCATCGAGGCGCTGGGCATCCCCGTCCTCGGCTCCCTGCCCCGCACCCCCGACGTGATCCTGCCCGAACGCCATCTCGGCCTGATCCAGGCGGAGGAGACGGCGGACCTTCAAGAGCGTCTGGCGGCGCTCGGCCGCTTCATCGCGGAGCATGTCGATCTCGACCGGGTGGCGGCGCTCGCCGCCCCCTCCCGCGCGCCGGAGGGGAGCTTCGCGCCCGCCCTGCCGCCGCTGGGCCAGCGCATCGCCATCGCGCGCGACGCCGCCTTCACCTTCGTCTACCCGCACCTGCTGGAGGGCTGGCGCGCGGCGGGCGCCGAGGTGACGCACTTCTCGCCCCTCGCCGACGAGGCGCCGCCCGACGATGCAGACGCCGTCTATCTGCCCGGCGGCTATCCGGAACTGCACGCCGGACGGCTCGCCGCCGCCGGACGTTTCCGCGCGGGCATGCACCGCTTCGCCGGCCTCGGGCGCCCGGTCTATGGCGAGTGCGGCGGCTACATGGCGCTGGGCGAGTCGCTGGAGGACGCGGCGGGCACCACCCACCCGATGCTCGGGCTTCTCGGGGTTCGGACCTCCTTCGCCAAGCGCAAGCTGCATCTGGGATACCGCCGCGCCGTCCTGCTGGGCGACACGCCGCTGGGCGGGGCGGGCACCGCGCTGCGCGGGCACGAGTTCCACTATGCCTCGATCCTCGACCGCGGGGCCGACGAGCCGCTGGTCACCGCCACGGCGGCGGACGGTTCGGACCTCGGGCCGCTCGGCGGCCGGCGCGGCAGCGTCTTCGCCTCCTTCTTTCATGTGATTGCGGCAGACCGATGA
- the bluB gene encoding 5,6-dimethylbenzimidazole synthase: MSDHAFAPEERDALYKAIFSRRDVRGQFAPDPVPDDVLTRVLTAAHHAPSVGFMQPWNFIVVQDPAVKARVHADFSQANEEAAALFTGERKALYSRLKLEGIREAPVNLCITCDRERSGPVVLGRTHIPTMDLYSCVCAVQNLWLAARAEGLGVGWVSILHEDKLREALGIPERIVPVAYLCLGYVSHFHETPELEKAGWRSRLPLEDLVFRDRWGGEE, encoded by the coding sequence ATGAGCGACCACGCCTTCGCACCGGAGGAGCGGGACGCGCTCTACAAGGCGATCTTCTCGCGCCGCGACGTGCGCGGGCAGTTTGCCCCCGACCCGGTGCCGGATGACGTGCTGACCCGCGTGCTGACCGCCGCGCATCACGCGCCGTCGGTCGGCTTCATGCAGCCCTGGAACTTCATCGTCGTCCAGGACCCGGCGGTGAAGGCCCGCGTGCACGCCGACTTCTCCCAGGCCAACGAGGAGGCCGCCGCCCTCTTCACCGGGGAGCGCAAGGCGCTCTACAGCCGCCTGAAGCTGGAAGGCATCCGCGAGGCGCCGGTCAACCTGTGCATCACCTGCGACCGGGAACGCTCCGGCCCGGTGGTGCTGGGGCGGACGCACATCCCGACCATGGACCTCTACTCCTGCGTCTGCGCGGTGCAGAATCTCTGGTTGGCCGCGCGGGCGGAGGGGCTGGGCGTCGGCTGGGTCAGCATCCTGCACGAGGACAAGCTGCGCGAGGCGCTGGGCATCCCGGAGCGGATCGTCCCGGTGGCCTACCTCTGCCTCGGCTACGTTTCCCACTTCCACGAGACCCCGGAACTGGAGAAAGCCGGCTGGCGCAGCCGGCTTCCCCTGGAGGACCTCGTCTTCCGCGACCGCTGGGGCGGGGAAGAGTAG
- the bdcA gene encoding SDR family oxidoreductase, translated as MSDFAGKNILVLGGSRGIGKAIVQRFAAGGGQVAFTYAGSAEAAAALATETGSEAIRTDSADRDAVIATVAGRGALDVLVVNAGVAMIGDPLTFDPDEVDRMIDINVRGPYHAAVEAARHMTGPGRIIVIGSVNGDRMPFAGGAAYALTKAAVQGMVRGLARDFGDRGITVNAIQPGPTDSDMNPADGPMAAAMHGFMAIKRHAHASEVAELTAFVAGPYGAMITGSFQTIDGGFGA; from the coding sequence ATGAGCGACTTCGCGGGCAAGAACATCCTGGTGCTGGGCGGCAGCCGGGGCATCGGCAAGGCCATCGTCCAGCGTTTCGCGGCGGGCGGCGGGCAGGTCGCCTTCACCTACGCCGGTTCGGCGGAGGCCGCCGCGGCGCTGGCAACAGAGACCGGGTCCGAGGCGATCCGCACCGACAGCGCCGACCGCGACGCGGTGATCGCCACGGTGGCCGGGCGGGGCGCGCTGGACGTGCTGGTGGTCAACGCCGGGGTCGCCATGATCGGCGATCCGCTGACCTTCGACCCCGACGAGGTTGACCGCATGATCGACATCAACGTGCGCGGTCCCTACCACGCCGCGGTCGAGGCGGCGCGTCACATGACCGGGCCGGGGCGCATCATCGTCATCGGGTCGGTGAACGGCGACCGCATGCCCTTCGCGGGCGGCGCCGCCTACGCGCTCACCAAGGCGGCGGTCCAGGGCATGGTGCGCGGACTGGCGCGCGACTTCGGGGACCGCGGGATCACCGTGAACGCCATCCAGCCGGGGCCGACCGACAGCGACATGAATCCGGCCGACGGTCCGATGGCCGCGGCCATGCACGGCTTCATGGCGATCAAGCGCCACGCCCACGCCAGCGAGGTCGCCGAGCTGACCGCCTTCGTCGCCGGCCCGTACGGCGCGATGATCACCGGCTCGTTCCAGACCATCGACGGCGGCTTCGGGGCCTGA
- a CDS encoding TetR/AcrR family transcriptional regulator, with translation MDEAVDTAMRLFHARGYDAVGVAELGAELGIKPPSFYAAFGSKAGLFERTLRRYAAGEANVFARALAEGGDVATVIGRTLALAAELYPGQGGTAGCLVLDGARNSADPEAQALAEAAKREGRAAVRDFIASEAPDRADALADLVVVAMMGMSAAARDGADRERLERVAAMMDRAFRRELSGA, from the coding sequence GTGGACGAGGCGGTGGACACGGCGATGCGGCTGTTCCACGCCCGCGGCTACGACGCGGTCGGCGTGGCCGAGCTGGGCGCCGAGCTGGGCATCAAACCACCAAGCTTCTACGCCGCCTTCGGCAGCAAGGCCGGGCTGTTCGAGCGGACCCTGCGGCGCTACGCGGCGGGCGAGGCCAACGTCTTCGCGCGGGCGCTGGCGGAGGGCGGCGACGTGGCGACGGTGATCGGGCGGACGCTGGCGCTCGCCGCCGAGCTGTATCCCGGCCAGGGTGGAACGGCGGGATGCCTCGTGCTCGACGGCGCGCGCAACAGCGCCGACCCGGAGGCGCAGGCCCTGGCCGAGGCGGCCAAGCGGGAAGGCCGCGCCGCGGTCCGCGACTTCATCGCCAGCGAAGCGCCCGACCGCGCCGACGCGCTGGCCGATCTGGTGGTGGTCGCGATGATGGGAATGTCGGCGGCGGCCCGCGACGGCGCGGACCGGGAAAGGCTGGAGCGGGTGGCCGCCATGATGGACCGCGCCTTCCGCCGGGAGCTGTCGGGCGCCTGA
- a CDS encoding carboxymuconolactone decarboxylase family protein, whose amino-acid sequence MSPRLDYHATTPAGMKALAGAHGYVSQCGLPVTLIDLVYLRVSQINGCAYCIDLHSRDLLKNGVTIDKLVLVPVWHEAETLFTDRERAALRWAETVTRVAETAVPDAEFQAVSALFSEKEVADLTIAIGLMNLYNRLAISFRTVPAAAR is encoded by the coding sequence ATGTCCCCGCGTCTCGACTACCACGCCACCACCCCCGCCGGCATGAAGGCGCTCGCCGGCGCGCACGGTTACGTCAGCCAATGCGGGCTGCCGGTCACGCTGATCGATCTCGTGTATCTGCGGGTCTCGCAGATCAACGGTTGCGCCTATTGCATCGACCTGCACAGCCGCGATCTTCTGAAGAACGGCGTCACCATCGACAAGCTGGTGCTGGTTCCGGTCTGGCATGAGGCCGAAACGCTGTTCACCGACCGCGAGCGCGCCGCGCTGCGCTGGGCGGAGACGGTGACGCGGGTGGCCGAGACCGCCGTCCCGGACGCGGAGTTCCAGGCGGTGTCGGCCCTGTTCTCCGAGAAGGAGGTGGCCGACCTGACGATCGCCATCGGCCTGATGAACCTCTACAACCGCCTCGCCATCAGCTTCCGCACGGTTCCCGCCGCCGCCCGCTGA
- a CDS encoding PLP-dependent aminotransferase family protein — protein sequence MPALPPPETLDIALSRTAKVPLSAQIHVALRDAIRDGRLPGGARLPSWRDLAAQLGVSRGTVRDAYERLIDEQLAVGLGAAGTRVVEGAVAGPSPDKPVQVPSFPELFSHVERPPLPFQMGVPAQDAFPFTLWSRIVGRAARAAAAAPVGYPDPRGHPDLRREIAAVLAIARGIRCGPEQIFITAGYSGALGLVVRALRLDGASAWMEDPGFPLTRRALHLAGMTVVPVPVDGSGIDVDAGIARAPAAGLAVVTPGQQAPLGVTMTLPRRLALLEWASRTGAWIVEDDYLSELQLKGRAAPALASLDRDGRVLHAGTFSKTISPALRLGFLMVPPGLAGLFGEVAACLSPAPAAGMQRAVGDFMASGHYFRHLRRMKRLYAARQQALLAALRDAAGAETPMAVEASGSLSVRLLLPPGSPDVGIAAAARSDGLAPVPLSPWYADGPEAARPRGLLLGITNLQERRLSDDCRRLIALVKGHG from the coding sequence ATGCCCGCTTTGCCGCCGCCGGAAACACTGGATATCGCCCTCAGCCGAACCGCAAAGGTTCCGCTGTCCGCACAGATCCACGTCGCTTTGCGCGATGCCATCCGCGATGGCCGGTTGCCTGGAGGGGCGCGATTGCCGTCCTGGCGGGACTTGGCCGCGCAACTCGGGGTGTCCCGCGGGACGGTGCGCGACGCCTATGAGCGGCTGATCGACGAACAGCTTGCGGTCGGCTTGGGTGCTGCGGGGACGCGGGTGGTCGAAGGGGCCGTGGCGGGGCCGTCCCCCGATAAGCCGGTCCAGGTCCCGTCCTTCCCGGAGCTGTTTTCCCATGTCGAGCGGCCGCCGCTGCCCTTCCAGATGGGCGTGCCGGCGCAGGACGCCTTTCCCTTTACGCTGTGGTCCCGGATCGTCGGGCGGGCGGCGCGGGCCGCGGCGGCGGCCCCGGTGGGATATCCCGATCCTCGCGGCCACCCGGATCTGCGGCGCGAGATCGCAGCCGTGCTGGCCATCGCCCGCGGCATCCGTTGCGGGCCGGAGCAGATTTTCATCACGGCGGGCTATTCCGGCGCGCTCGGCCTGGTGGTCCGGGCCTTGCGGCTGGACGGCGCCAGCGCCTGGATGGAGGATCCCGGCTTTCCCCTGACCCGGCGCGCCCTTCACCTCGCCGGCATGACCGTGGTGCCGGTGCCGGTGGACGGCAGCGGGATCGACGTGGATGCCGGAATCGCCCGCGCGCCGGCGGCGGGTTTGGCCGTGGTGACGCCCGGCCAGCAGGCGCCGCTTGGCGTGACGATGACGTTGCCGCGCCGCCTCGCCCTGCTGGAATGGGCGTCGCGGACCGGGGCATGGATCGTCGAGGACGACTATCTCAGCGAACTGCAACTGAAGGGCCGGGCCGCCCCGGCGCTGGCCTCCCTCGACCGGGATGGGCGGGTGCTGCACGCCGGCACCTTCAGCAAGACGATCAGCCCGGCGCTGCGGCTCGGTTTCCTGATGGTGCCGCCGGGGCTGGCCGGGCTCTTCGGCGAGGTTGCCGCCTGCCTGTCCCCGGCTCCGGCGGCAGGAATGCAGCGGGCGGTCGGCGACTTCATGGCGAGCGGGCATTATTTCCGGCATCTGCGCCGGATGAAGCGGCTCTACGCCGCCCGCCAGCAGGCGCTTCTGGCGGCGCTGCGCGACGCTGCGGGAGCGGAGACGCCGATGGCGGTGGAGGCGTCGGGAAGCCTGTCGGTCCGGCTTCTCCTGCCACCCGGCAGCCCCGATGTCGGCATCGCCGCGGCGGCGCGGTCGGATGGTCTCGCTCCGGTGCCGCTGTCGCCCTGGTACGCCGATGGCCCGGAGGCCGCTCGCCCCCGGGGGCTACTGCTGGGCATCACCAATTTGCAGGAACGGCGCCTGTCCGACGACTGCCGCCGATTGATCGCCTTGGTGAAAGGGCATGGCTGA